A region from the Vibrio navarrensis genome encodes:
- a CDS encoding NAD-dependent malic enzyme, with protein sequence MNNDKRPLYIPFAGPALLSTPLLNKGSAFSSEERVSFNLEGLLPETTETIQEQVERAYMQYKAFESDMDKHIYLRNIQDTNETLFYRLVQNHITEMMPIIYTPTVGAACENFSNIYRRGRGLFVSYANRDRIDDLLNNASNHNAKVIVVTDGERILGLGDQGIGGMGIPIGKLSLYTACGGISPAYTLPIVLDVGTNNPQRLADPMYMGWRHPRITGPDYDAFIDEFMQAVHRRWPDALIQFEDFAQKNAMPLLERYKNRVCCFNDDIQGTAAVTVGSLLAACKAAGSKLSEQRITFLGAGSAGCGIAEAIIAQMVSEGISDEQARSQVFMVDRWGLLQEGMPNLLDFQQRLVQKHAVTGEWQSEGNGFSLFDVVMNAKPTVLIGVSGAPGLFTQEIIEEMHKHCPRPIIFPLSNPTSRVEAIPADIIRWTKGEALVATGSPFDPVIHEGKTYPIAQCNNSYIFPGIGLGVLAVNARRVTDEMLMESSRALATCSPLAIHGRGALLPPLEEIHTVSKRIAYAVAKKAIEQGVALEIADDALQVAIEQHFWQPVYRRYKRTAF encoded by the coding sequence ATGAATAACGATAAACGCCCACTTTACATCCCTTTCGCGGGCCCTGCGCTTCTCAGCACGCCATTACTCAACAAAGGAAGCGCATTTTCCAGTGAAGAACGCGTTTCTTTTAACCTTGAAGGTCTGCTTCCCGAAACCACAGAGACCATTCAGGAGCAAGTTGAACGTGCTTATATGCAGTACAAAGCGTTCGAAAGCGACATGGATAAGCACATCTACTTGCGTAACATTCAAGATACCAACGAAACGCTGTTCTACCGTTTGGTACAAAATCACATCACCGAAATGATGCCGATCATTTATACGCCAACGGTTGGCGCGGCGTGTGAAAACTTCTCCAATATCTATCGCCGTGGCCGAGGGCTGTTTGTCTCTTACGCCAACCGCGATCGCATCGATGACCTGCTCAACAATGCGTCTAACCATAACGCCAAGGTGATTGTTGTTACCGACGGTGAGCGTATTCTTGGCTTGGGTGACCAAGGGATCGGCGGGATGGGCATTCCTATCGGAAAACTTTCCCTCTACACCGCCTGTGGCGGCATCAGCCCGGCTTATACACTACCTATCGTGCTTGATGTCGGTACCAATAACCCACAACGTTTGGCAGACCCAATGTACATGGGCTGGCGTCATCCACGCATTACTGGCCCAGATTACGATGCGTTTATTGATGAATTCATGCAGGCAGTACATCGCCGCTGGCCGGATGCGCTGATCCAGTTTGAAGATTTTGCGCAGAAAAACGCCATGCCGCTGCTTGAGCGTTACAAAAATCGCGTCTGCTGTTTCAACGATGACATCCAAGGAACCGCTGCCGTTACAGTCGGTTCACTACTGGCGGCGTGTAAAGCGGCAGGTAGCAAGTTGTCAGAGCAGCGTATTACTTTCTTGGGTGCTGGATCTGCAGGCTGCGGCATTGCAGAAGCCATCATTGCGCAGATGGTATCGGAAGGCATTTCGGATGAGCAAGCGCGCTCGCAAGTATTCATGGTCGACCGTTGGGGCCTCTTGCAAGAAGGCATGCCAAATCTACTCGACTTCCAACAGCGTTTGGTGCAAAAGCACGCCGTCACTGGCGAGTGGCAATCGGAAGGAAACGGATTCTCTCTGTTTGATGTGGTGATGAACGCCAAACCGACGGTGCTGATCGGTGTCTCTGGTGCCCCCGGTCTGTTTACCCAAGAGATCATCGAAGAGATGCATAAGCACTGCCCGCGTCCAATTATCTTCCCGCTGTCAAACCCGACCAGCCGTGTGGAAGCAATTCCAGCTGATATTATTCGCTGGACCAAAGGTGAAGCGCTGGTGGCAACTGGCAGCCCGTTTGATCCTGTGATTCATGAAGGCAAAACCTACCCGATCGCCCAGTGCAACAACAGCTACATTTTCCCGGGTATTGGCCTTGGCGTGTTGGCGGTTAACGCGCGACGCGTCACTGACGAAATGCTGATGGAATCGAGCCGCGCGCTGGCGACCTGTTCGCCGTTGGCGATTCATGGTCGTGGCGCCCTGCTGCCACCACTGGAAGAGATCCATACGGTATCTAAACGCATCGCCTATGCGGTAGCGAAGAAAGCCATTGAACAAGGCGTCGCGTTGGAGATCGCCGACGATGCCCTGCAAGTGGCCATTGAACAGCATTTCTGGCAACCGGTCTATCGTCGTTACAAGCGTACCGCGTTCTAA
- a CDS encoding helicase-related protein: MTALPIDSVKSQFETKILHSHLVVEAETGSGKSTRLPLWASEHGRVLVIEPRRIACTSLAQYLAQQSGSALGVQVGYAIKLKAVFEKNTPIVFVTPGVALRWFAEDGLKSFDIVLIDEFHERRWDMDLLTAMLKVRGEHRLIVTSATMAGDRLVSYLAAQRIVSHGRCFPVEVQHLAQESRQLPQKKFLERSVVETIGNELTRGGEDILVFLPGRKEIAQVAQALKAFTDIMVVTLHASVSDEERQRALTVQPLRKVVLATNVAETSLTIPNITCVIDSGLERRNVQRNGRTALVLSTISKASAAQRAGRAGRVMAGRCVRLFGEHAPMELATPPELQREELTEPMLAAACCGYQLAELPFLDPLPEKSLGQASEVLRTMQAIDQLGRVTEHGKILNPLPIDTLYADLVTRMPSKALKEAMIDLAAALSVPANLYQLAGGEQAQELDVVEPNLCDVTLLIGLVRGKRYPGVNIDEQALTEAMGLAEQMRALFELPELEVASRYQREALAKAIATLHPELLFVRRAKRQEALGNGQMEMLVGKQSRFGDKAQAAVVLDSHSLPGRGVKQTLNLASVMMPVALTLIDELDLGEWRQAESRLQTEQGKVLMERIFAGRVVASKLVQPQGESAIQAIVAQVKSGQLLDGFYTQRSQEIEHWKLFCALGLNEDNSVHRKEVNFDVWFAEQLEALGVNTQEEMALFEAADFPFTGIPDWQYDDFTQQYPLSLTLSDLQLQVEYFPGRKLVQVIHCGGNRKDDPKRWELPRFSGWKIQYRKASRIVDVR, encoded by the coding sequence ATGACTGCTCTGCCCATCGATAGTGTTAAATCACAATTTGAAACAAAAATTTTACATTCTCATTTGGTGGTAGAGGCAGAAACCGGCTCAGGAAAGTCAACGCGTTTGCCATTGTGGGCGTCAGAACATGGCCGGGTGTTGGTGATAGAACCGCGCCGCATCGCCTGCACGTCATTGGCGCAATACCTAGCGCAGCAGTCGGGTTCAGCGCTCGGTGTACAGGTCGGCTACGCGATAAAACTCAAAGCGGTTTTTGAAAAGAATACACCGATTGTGTTTGTCACACCGGGCGTGGCGCTGCGCTGGTTTGCCGAGGACGGTCTAAAATCGTTTGATATTGTTTTGATTGACGAATTTCATGAACGCCGCTGGGATATGGACTTACTCACCGCGATGCTGAAAGTGCGCGGCGAGCATCGTTTGATCGTTACGTCAGCGACCATGGCGGGAGACCGCTTGGTCAGCTATCTTGCGGCTCAGCGCATCGTCTCTCACGGGCGCTGCTTTCCGGTCGAAGTGCAGCATCTGGCGCAAGAGAGCAGGCAGTTGCCGCAGAAGAAATTTCTAGAACGCTCCGTGGTTGAGACCATCGGCAATGAACTGACGCGAGGCGGGGAAGATATTTTAGTGTTTTTGCCCGGGCGAAAAGAGATAGCGCAAGTGGCGCAGGCGCTAAAAGCCTTCACTGACATCATGGTGGTAACGCTGCATGCCAGTGTGAGTGACGAAGAAAGACAGCGAGCATTAACCGTCCAGCCGCTGCGAAAAGTGGTTCTTGCCACCAATGTGGCTGAAACCTCGCTGACCATTCCTAACATCACCTGCGTGATCGATTCTGGTTTAGAGCGGCGTAACGTGCAACGCAACGGAAGAACCGCGCTGGTATTAAGTACCATTTCCAAAGCGAGTGCGGCGCAGCGAGCGGGGCGCGCAGGTCGAGTGATGGCTGGTCGCTGCGTCAGACTGTTTGGCGAACATGCGCCGATGGAACTGGCTACGCCGCCTGAGCTGCAACGTGAGGAGCTCACCGAGCCGATGCTCGCTGCAGCCTGTTGTGGCTATCAATTGGCTGAGTTGCCGTTTCTCGACCCGTTGCCGGAAAAATCGCTTGGTCAGGCCAGCGAAGTACTGCGTACCATGCAAGCCATCGATCAACTCGGGCGTGTGACAGAGCACGGCAAGATACTCAACCCACTGCCAATTGACACACTGTACGCCGACCTTGTTACACGTATGCCCAGCAAAGCGCTTAAAGAGGCGATGATTGACCTTGCCGCCGCGCTCTCGGTGCCCGCTAACTTGTATCAGCTCGCTGGTGGCGAACAAGCGCAAGAGCTTGATGTTGTAGAACCGAACTTGTGTGATGTCACGTTATTGATTGGCCTAGTACGTGGCAAACGCTATCCCGGCGTCAACATCGATGAGCAAGCTCTGACAGAGGCGATGGGGCTGGCAGAGCAAATGCGCGCGCTGTTTGAGTTACCAGAACTGGAGGTTGCGTCGCGCTATCAACGGGAAGCGCTGGCAAAAGCAATCGCCACGTTACACCCAGAGCTGCTGTTTGTTCGCCGCGCCAAAAGGCAGGAGGCGCTTGGTAACGGCCAGATGGAGATGCTGGTGGGCAAACAGAGCCGCTTTGGGGACAAGGCGCAAGCGGCAGTGGTGCTGGATAGCCACTCTTTGCCCGGTCGCGGCGTTAAGCAGACGCTCAATCTCGCTTCGGTAATGATGCCCGTGGCGCTAACCTTGATTGATGAGCTCGATCTGGGGGAGTGGCGTCAGGCTGAAAGCCGCTTACAGACTGAGCAAGGGAAAGTTTTGATGGAGCGAATATTCGCTGGACGGGTTGTCGCTAGCAAGCTCGTTCAGCCGCAAGGTGAAAGTGCGATCCAAGCGATTGTCGCGCAGGTGAAGTCGGGTCAACTGCTGGACGGATTTTACACCCAGCGCAGCCAAGAGATTGAACATTGGAAACTTTTTTGTGCATTAGGTCTGAATGAGGATAATTCAGTTCACCGTAAAGAAGTCAATTTTGATGTTTGGTTTGCCGAGCAGTTAGAAGCACTGGGGGTGAATACGCAAGAAGAGATGGCGCTGTTTGAAGCCGCCGACTTTCCTTTTACGGGCATTCCAGACTGGCAGTACGACGATTTCACACAGCAGTATCCATTATCGTTGACCTTATCTGATCTGCAATTGCAGGTGGAATATTTCCCGGGGCGTAAGTTGGTGCAGGTGATCCACTGTGGCGGCAATCGCAAAGACGATCCGAAACGTTGGGAGTTGCCGCGCTTTTCAGGTTGGAAAATCCAGTATCGTAAAGCGAGCCGTATAGTCGATGTGCGCTAG